GCCGGAGCCTGAGCGAGATCGCGATGGAACGGATCACCTGCCGTACCTGCGACACCTGCGTGCTGGTCGAGAAGTACAGCCCGCAGCACACCAGCGTGCAGTGGACCACCGGCGCGGTGGCGGCGTGCGCCGAGTTCGCCGGGGCGGACAGCGCGCGGGTGCGGACCTGCGTCGCGCTGCGCGACAGCATCGATGCCGCCGTCGCCGGGGGTCGCCTCGGCATCGCCACCCGGGACGGGGACGTGCCGTGAGCGCGGCACACGCCGTGGACGACCGGAGAGGAGACAGAACAGTGGATCGGGCGGCCGTGGTGACGACGCAGGTTTCCGGCGACACCGACAGCCACCCGAGCGCGATGGTGCCCCTGCGCGTGCTGCAGGTGATCCGGGAGACCGACGATGCGGTGTCGCTGGTACTGGATCCGGCCTCTGGAGAGTCGAATTCGATCGCCTATCGGCCGGGTCAGTTCCTGACGCTGCGGATACCGAGTGAGCTGACGGGTTCGGTCAGCCGGTGCTATTCCCTGTCGAGTGCGCCGCATGAGGAAGGGCCGCTGAAGGTCACCGTCAAGCGAACGCCCGACGGCTACGGATCGAATTGGCTGTGCGACAACGCCGTCGCGGAACGGTTCTGGACGCGCTGCCGCCCGCCGGTGTCTTCACTCCCGCGTCGCTCGACGACGATGTGCTGTTGTTCGCGGCCGGCAGTGGGATCACCCCGGTGCTGTCGATTCTGAAATCGATACTGGCCGCCGGGGCCGGGCACTGCACGCTGATCTATGCCAACCGCGACGAACGATCGGTGATCTTCGCCGCCGAACTCGCCGATCTCTCCGCCCGCTATCCCGGTCGCCTGGTCGTGGTGCACTGGCTGGAGAGCGTGCAAGGGCTGCCGACCCGCGCGCAGCTCGCGGCGCTGGCCGGACCGTGGTCCGCGCGGGAGGCGTTCGTCTGTGGCCCCGGTCCGTTCATGGACGCGGTATCCGCGGCGCTGATCGGACTGGGCGCCTCGTCATGCGCGCGGGCTGCCCGCTGTCGTCGACGCTCGGCAGGCACACCAACGACAAGATGATCTCCTTCTACGTCCGCCCGCCCGGTGGCTGGGATCTCGAATACGGCACCGAGGGCATGCTGGTCGACGAATCCACCTACAGCGCCGAGGAGATCACCGCCGACAGCTACTAGGGCCACGAATGGTCGCGCGGCTGACTCGGCGGGTCTGCCACGCGGCGGCGTCCTAGACTGTCGATTCGAGGAGGAAGGACGCTGATGAAGCGAAATCTCAATTGCCCCTGCGGAGAGCGGATCGTCGGAACCGACGAGGACGATCTCGTGGCCAAGACGCAAGCCCACCTGGCGGAGAACCACCCCGGGCACGAGTACTCGCGCGACGAAATCCTGTTCATCGCGTATTGAGCGACGAGGGCTGCGCTCGGACTCACGCTCTCGGGCGCAGGCCTTCGATCATGTGGGTGGTGGTTTCGTCCACCAGTTCGTCGGCGGTCTCCGCGGCGATCACCCCCGAGCCGACGAAGGTGGCCAGACCTTGTAGCGCGGCGACCGCGGACAGCGCGATGCGCCGCGGATCGCCCGCGATCACTTCTCCCCGCTTCTGCGCTTCGGTGATGAGCGCGACCGGCGTCGCGAACGCCGCGTCCACGGCCCGGGACATCGCATCACCCGCGGCGGGGCTGTGCCTGCGCGCGAACATCAACGCGACGAGTTCCGAATTCTCGGTCGCGAAATGGAGATAGGTCCGGGCGAGGGCCCGGATGTGCCCGTCGGCCGAACGCGCGGCCGCCGTCTGCTCCAAGGCGGCGGCGAGACGTTGGAATCCGGACACCGCGATGGCGTCCAGTAGCGCCTGCTTGTCCTTGAAATGCCGGGTCGGAGCGGCGTGACTGACTCCGACGTCACGGGCCAGTCCGCGCAGTGACAGGCCGTCGACGCCGGATTCGCGCAGCGTCGCCTCGGCACGCTGGAGCAGCTCGGCCCGCAGGTCGCCGTGGTGGTAGGACCGGCTTCGAGTGATCGGCATGGTGTATGCAGGATAACAAAATGTAGGCGTTGCCTACTTTGTAGGCAGTGACTACATTGACTCGCATGACGGTTCGGACCTTCACCGCCCCGATCGCAGTGCTGACGGTCTTCGCGGCGCTGCTGGGCACGATGTACCTCGGCTACGCGAGCAATACCGAGAAGAACCTGCACGACTTTCCGATCGCCCTGGTCAATCAAGACGTCGGCGACACGCTCGACGGCAAGCCCGCCAATGTCGGCGCCCAGGTCACCGACGCACTGGTCGCGGGTATGCCGGCGGACAAGATCGACCTGCACGTCGTCGGCATCGCCGAGGCGCGCAAACAATTGCAGCAGGGCGAGGTCTACGGCGCGATCGTCATCCCGTCCGATTTCACCAAGCGGCTGGCGATCCTGGGCGCGGGCGCCGTGGTGCCCGGGCAGATCGAGCGCCCGGTGATCACGATCAACACCAACCCGCGGATCGGCCCTTACACGACCGGCATCATGCAGCGCATCGCCGATCGTGCGCTGAGCCAGGTGGACGAGACCGTCGGCAAGAACCTGACCGACCAGGTGAACTCCGCCCTCGCCGCGGGGCCGGGCACGCCGGTCGAGGTCAGTGGCGCCGCCCGCCTGATGCTCGCCGACCCGGTGCAGATCGTCACCGCGCCGTATCGTCCGATGGACGACGGGGCGGGCCAAGGCCTGGTCGCCTTCTTCTACACCTTGATCCTGCTGCTGGCGGGCTTCACCGGAGCCATGATCATCCACACGCTCGTCGACTCCGTCCTCGGATTCACTCCCACCGAGTACGGCCCCTGGTTCGTCCACCCGCCCGCCACCGGGATCTCCCGGCTCCGCACTCTGCTGGTGAAGTGGGCGGTCATCATCACCGCGGCGCCGATACTGTCCGGGATATTCCTCGCCGTGGCCGCGGTGCTGCGGGTTCCGCTGGACAACCCACTGCTGCTGTGGCTCTACGGCATCCTCGCCATCGTCGCCGTCGGCGTGACCGCATTGGCCGTCCTGGCCACATTCGGGACCGCCGGACTGCTGGTCAACCTGATCCTGTTCGTCGTCCTCGGCCTGCCGTCGTCGGCCGCCACGGTCCCGCTGGAGGCGACGCCCGCCTATATCGCGAAGCTGGCCGCCTTCGAACCGATGCACCAGATCTACCTGGCCGTGCGCGCCATCCTCTTCTTCGATGCCCGCGCCGAAGCCGGTTTCGGTGCCGGGCTGTGGATGACGTTGCTCGGTCTCGGCATCGGCTTGGCGCTCGGTGTCACGGCCACCTACGCCTACGACCGCCGCGGACTGCACCGCGCGACAGCGCCCGGCAGCGCTCCGGTCGTGGGTGCGCCCGCTGTCGCCGGGTGAGTCGGAACCGGGTGATCAGTCGTCGGCGGCGGCCAGGAGCGCGTCCAGCCGCTCCGGGTCGACGCCGAAGCCGGTGAGGCGGTCGAGCGGGATGGAGGCGATCATCCGCATCATGTCCACGCCGAGCGCCGTCGCGTCACCCATGCTCGCGGACATGCCGCCGAACACTTCGGCCAGCGCGGCCGCCGCCTTCGGATCGGCCAAGGCCTCGCCGAGCGTCGACTCCGCCGTGATCGGGATACGCAGTTCGTCTCCGGCGACGTCGATCGACGCGGTGGCGCGCAGGTCACGGCTGGACGCGCCCGCCCACACCTGGTAGGCGCCGCCTTCGACGACCCAGCGGTCGACCCGAGTGTCCCAACAGGCCAGATCGTCTCGCGGAAGAAGCAACGAGACCTCTTCGCGCGCACCGGGTTCGAGTTCGGCGGTGACTGCGACACCCTTCAGTTCGCGGGCAGGACGCGCGACGGGCGAGCCGGGCAGCGTCGTATACACCTGCACCACTTCCCGGCCTGCGCGCGAGCCCGTATTGGTGATGCCGACGCGGACCGTGATCCCCGCTTCGTCTGCCTCGAGGGTCAAGTCGGAGTAGTCGAACGTGGTGTAGGACAGTCCGTGCCCGAACGGATAGCACACGTCCATATCCCGGCTGTCGTACCAGCGGTAGCCCACGTATAGGCCCTCGCCGTAGCGCACGTGCGAATGCTCGCCGGGGAAGTTCAGATAGGCCGGGGTGTCCTGCAACCGCATCGGCACGGTCTCCGCGAGCCGTCCCGACG
Above is a genomic segment from Nocardia sputorum containing:
- a CDS encoding DUF1059 domain-containing protein, with the translated sequence MKRNLNCPCGERIVGTDEDDLVAKTQAHLAENHPGHEYSRDEILFIAY
- a CDS encoding TetR/AcrR family transcriptional regulator, producing the protein MPITRSRSYHHGDLRAELLQRAEATLRESGVDGLSLRGLARDVGVSHAAPTRHFKDKQALLDAIAVSGFQRLAAALEQTAAARSADGHIRALARTYLHFATENSELVALMFARRHSPAAGDAMSRAVDAAFATPVALITEAQKRGEVIAGDPRRIALSAVAALQGLATFVGSGVIAAETADELVDETTTHMIEGLRPRA
- a CDS encoding YhgE/Pip domain-containing protein, with translation MTVRTFTAPIAVLTVFAALLGTMYLGYASNTEKNLHDFPIALVNQDVGDTLDGKPANVGAQVTDALVAGMPADKIDLHVVGIAEARKQLQQGEVYGAIVIPSDFTKRLAILGAGAVVPGQIERPVITINTNPRIGPYTTGIMQRIADRALSQVDETVGKNLTDQVNSALAAGPGTPVEVSGAARLMLADPVQIVTAPYRPMDDGAGQGLVAFFYTLILLLAGFTGAMIIHTLVDSVLGFTPTEYGPWFVHPPATGISRLRTLLVKWAVIITAAPILSGIFLAVAAVLRVPLDNPLLLWLYGILAIVAVGVTALAVLATFGTAGLLVNLILFVVLGLPSSAATVPLEATPAYIAKLAAFEPMHQIYLAVRAILFFDARAEAGFGAGLWMTLLGLGIGLALGVTATYAYDRRGLHRATAPGSAPVVGAPAVAG